A region of Sparus aurata chromosome 8, fSpaAur1.1, whole genome shotgun sequence DNA encodes the following proteins:
- the rep15 gene encoding rab15 effector protein translates to MGQTISKPISNPFQNSNFFASFKRGSTIPPSFDLNTSPRPSIFSTLRRPTIAKPNDFIPLFNDCISAASCRTQEYLLFKDPEDKFHASPEVLTEVFLMTYISQSVNLNMTDAFNCTAMTPEQRILLGADWVWAVLEKPTKNPRIQIAVQVLHLPERENADENGIPPDFCSESVQIAQMESSDRNMYERMVDFCTSIGKDCYALFLFMGKKNDKGNIYGVLSNNFEAAIGKCNKIDRALIENFFKGSRYLHTPTGMMQTIVTKKDGEPLTLMIKFS, encoded by the exons ATGGGCCAGACCATCAGCAAACCCATTTCTAACCCCTTCCAGAACTCCAACTTCTTTGCCTCTTTCAAGCGTGGCTCcaccatccctccctcctttgaTCTGAACACATCACCTCGACCGAGCATCTTCTCCACACTGAGGAGGCCCACCATTGCCAAACCCAACGATTTCATACCTCTATTCAATGACTGCATCTCTGCCGCTTCGTGCAGAACTCAAGAGTACCTCCTATTCAAAGACCCAGAGGACAAGTTTCACGCAAGCCCTGAGGTGCTCACTGAG GTCTTCCTGATGACCTACATCTCTCAAAGCGTCAATCTCAACATGACAGATGCATTCAACTGCACGGCCATGACGCCTGAGCAGCGCATCCTCCTCGGGGCTGACTGGGTTTGGGCCGTGCTGGAGAAGCCCACCAAGAACCCTCGAATCCAGATTGCTGTGCAGGTCTTACATCTGCCCGAAAGGGAGAACGCTGACGAGAACGGCATCCCCCCAGATTTCTGCAGCGAGTCTGTCCAGATTGCCCAGATGGAGTCCAGCGACAGAAACATGTATGAGAGGATGGTGGACTTCTGCACCTCCATCGGCAAGGACTGCTATGCCCTCTTTTTGTTCATGGGGAAGAAAAACGACAAGGGGAATATCTACGGCGTACTCAGCAACAACTTTGAGGCGGCCATTGGCAAGTGCAACAAGATTGACAGAGCTCTTATCGAGAACTTCTTCAAAGGCTCGAGGTATCTCCATACACCTACAGGAATGATGCAGACCATTGTCACCAAGAAAGATGGGGAACCTCTCACTCTTATGATTAAATTCAGCTGA